The Microbulbifer sp. TB1203 nucleotide sequence GGTCGCCGCGGCCATCGGCCTGATGATCGCCACCGTCGGCATCGATAACACCGGCGTCCAGCGCTTCACCTTCGGAATCCTGGAACTCTACGAGGGGGTGGACTTCATCATCGCCATCGTCGGCCTGTTCGCGATCTCCGAGCTGCTGTTCTTCATCGAGGAGCGGGCCGGCGGCGGCAAGGCGAAGATGGTCGTCAACAAGCTGAAGCTGTCGTGGAAGGACATCCGCGAGATCATGCCCTCGAGTATCCGCGGTGGGGTTCTTGGCTTCATCGCCGGGGTGCTGCCGGGCGCGGGCGCCTCATTGGGCAGTTTCATCAGTTATACCCTGGAGAAGCGGGTGCTGGGGCGCAAGGGCAACTTCGGCGAGGGCGACCCGCGTGGTGTCGCCGCTCCCGAAGCGGGCAACAATGGGGCCTCCAGCGGGGCCCTGGTGCCCATGCTGACGCTCGGCGTGCCGGGCAGCGGGACCACCGCCGTGCTGTTGGCGCTATTGGTCTCCTTGAACATTACACCGGGGCCGCAGATGTTCACCCAGAATGCGGATATCGTGTGGGGCGTGATCGCGGCGCTGCTGATCGGCAACTTCCTGTTGCTGGTGCTCAATATCCCGCTGGTGGGCATCTTCGTCCGGTTGCTGTCGGTACCGCCGATGTACTTGCTGCCGATCGTGACCATGGTCGCCTTCGTCGGCATCTACTCGATCAGCAACACCACCTTCGACCTGTACTTCATGGTGGCCTTCGGGGTGGCCGGCTATGTGTTCCGCAAGCTGGAGATCCCCTTGGTGCCCATTATCCTCGGCCTGCTGTTGGGGCCGGAGATGGAAAAGAACCTGGGACATGCCCTGGAGATCTCCGACGGCGACTGGACGGTGCTGTGGAGCAGCGGCCTGGCCATCAGCCTGTGGACCTTCGCTATCGCGGGGTTGGTCCTGCCGTATATCGTCGGCCCTATCCTGCGTCGCCGCATGATGGCGGGCACGGTGCCGGACGAGCCGGCCGGCGATTTTACGGGGAATGCCTGAAGGGCGGTCTCTGAAATTGCACCCTACACCAAAGGCCATAATAACGCCGCTGCGCAAATATTGAGCAGGGGGTAGAATGCAGCAGATATCCGCTTCCGGCCCGCCCAGGGGCAATATGGTGTTTTTCAGAAATCTCCCAACCGCGATCGCCGGCATGGGACCTTGGCGCATCCAGCGGCTGGAGTCCCGGCTGATCCTCTGGGTACTGGTGTTCAGCCTGCTGCAGGTGCTGCTCTTTGCCGGCGCCGGTCAATACCTGCTCGAGCGCAGCGTGCGCGAGGAGGCCGGGCGCAAGGCGCTGAACCTGGCGCGGCTGGTGGCGGAGTTGCCGCAGGTGCGCGAGGCGCTGGAGGCCGGGGTGGGGTCCGGCCGGGGCGACGCCCTGGCGGGTTTCATCGAAGGGTTGCGGCGGCAGACGGATGCAGACTTTATCGTCGTTGGCGATACCCGGCTGCGGCGCCTGGCTCACCCGAAGCCCGACCGCCTGGGCAAGACCATGCAGGGTGGCGACAGCCAGGAAGTGCTCGCCGGCCGTTCCATTATTTCCTCTGCCCGGGGTTCCCTGGGCTTTTCGGTGCGCGGCAAGGCGCCGGTGCGCGATGCCGAGGGCAGGGTAATCGGCCTGGTGTCCGTGGGCTTTCTCGACCGCTCGGTGGAATCCGTGCTCGCCGGCCGCTACCTGCAGTGGCTGCCCGCGGTGCTGGCGGTACTGCTGGTGGGCGTGCTGGCCTCCCTGTGGATGGCCCGTCGGCTGCGCGCTGCCTTGTTCGGCTGGCAACCTCACGAAATCGCCCGCCTGTTCGCCGAACAGAACGCCATTCTCGATACGGTGCGCTCGGGTATCGTCGCCCTGGACCCGGAGGGCTGGGTGCAGAAGAGCAACCGCCGGGCGCGGGAGCTGTTGGGGGTGAAGGCGCCCGCGGCGGGCGGCCTGCACCTGCGCGACCTGTTCCCCGATCAGGCGGAGTTCCTGCTCGAGAATGGGGAGCAGGTGCTGGACGGCGTGGAGGTTTTCGCCGCCGACCAGGAACTGGTGCTGTTCCGCCGGCCGCTGCGGGTGGCCGGGACGGTGCGCGGCCTCTTCCTCAGCTTCCGCCCCAAGGACGAGGTGGCCCAGGTGAGCCGGCAACTGGCCCAGGTGGAGGCGTTCGCCGAACTGTTGCGGGTACAGACCCACGACTACTCCAACAAGCTCAATACCCTGGGTGCCCTGGTCCAAATGGGCGCCTACGACAAGGCGGTGGATCTGATCGGCCTGGAGAGCCGGGGGCACCAGGCGGTGGTCAACCAACTGCTGGAAAGCGCCGGCGAGCCGCTGCTGGCGGGGCTGCTGCTGGGCAAATACCACAAGGCCAAGGAGCAGGGCGTGGTGTTCGAGGTGGCCGAGGAGAGCACCCTGGAGGGGATTTTGCCCGAGGTCCTGCTGGACCGTCTGGTGTCCATTCTCGGCAACCTGA carries:
- a CDS encoding tripartite tricarboxylate transporter permease — its product is METMGFLIDGFGVALAPHNLMFALLGAFLGTLIGGLPGLGPANGVAILIPLAFSLGLAPETALIMLTAVYAGAMYGGRISSILLNIPGDEPAMMTCLDGYPMALKGKAAEALAISAVASFIGSLIATVGLILLAPLLARFALTFGPAEYFALFLLAFATLGGITGKNPMKTVVAAAIGLMIATVGIDNTGVQRFTFGILELYEGVDFIIAIVGLFAISELLFFIEERAGGGKAKMVVNKLKLSWKDIREIMPSSIRGGVLGFIAGVLPGAGASLGSFISYTLEKRVLGRKGNFGEGDPRGVAAPEAGNNGASSGALVPMLTLGVPGSGTTAVLLALLVSLNITPGPQMFTQNADIVWGVIAALLIGNFLLLVLNIPLVGIFVRLLSVPPMYLLPIVTMVAFVGIYSISNTTFDLYFMVAFGVAGYVFRKLEIPLVPIILGLLLGPEMEKNLGHALEISDGDWTVLWSSGLAISLWTFAIAGLVLPYIVGPILRRRMMAGTVPDEPAGDFTGNA
- a CDS encoding sensor histidine kinase gives rise to the protein MQQISASGPPRGNMVFFRNLPTAIAGMGPWRIQRLESRLILWVLVFSLLQVLLFAGAGQYLLERSVREEAGRKALNLARLVAELPQVREALEAGVGSGRGDALAGFIEGLRRQTDADFIVVGDTRLRRLAHPKPDRLGKTMQGGDSQEVLAGRSIISSARGSLGFSVRGKAPVRDAEGRVIGLVSVGFLDRSVESVLAGRYLQWLPAVLAVLLVGVLASLWMARRLRAALFGWQPHEIARLFAEQNAILDTVRSGIVALDPEGWVQKSNRRARELLGVKAPAAGGLHLRDLFPDQAEFLLENGEQVLDGVEVFAADQELVLFRRPLRVAGTVRGLFLSFRPKDEVAQVSRQLAQVEAFAELLRVQTHDYSNKLNTLGALVQMGAYDKAVDLIGLESRGHQAVVNQLLESAGEPLLAGLLLGKYHKAKEQGVVFEVAEESTLEGILPEVLLDRLVSILGNLIDNAIEAARSGPQRPPRVRVTFDDLGDSLVFDVEDSGTGLHPERLETLFRPDYSSKSGREHGVGLYLVKTHVSALGGTLEVGQADLGGARFTVYLPRPPEDEETAP